A stretch of the Marinobacter sp. JH2 genome encodes the following:
- a CDS encoding amidase — protein MKQSEYLCYDATALADLIRRGEVTSQELVEAAVERANTVNGKLNAICQPQFSEAKAQSFPADGPFAGVPLLLKDLAQEQAGYPCTCGSRAYRDHVPAQDSEFVRRARRGGLVFLGRTATPEFGLKAVTESELWGPTRNPWDLSRTPGGSSGGSGAAVAAGIVPMAGANDGGGSIRIPAAYNGLFGLKPSRGRISPGPNVGEAWTGASADHVVTRTVRDSAAMLDVLAGPASGDPFRIPEPEMPWLKSMQQSPGKLKIGVFTASPYDTDVAPECVAAVEETARLLEGMGHEVEYARPEFDGLALARCYLSLYFGEVSVMAQRAKERYGATDKEFELDTRLLAMLGNTMPLPDYVARRQQWNDFSRALGAYFDRFDLYLCPTAGQLPAKIGELDTPAHLKVAGKLMLALKAGKWVHRSGQVDQIAMESLARTPFTQLGNLTGTPAMSVPMHWTQSGLPVGVQFGAAHGGEARLLQLAAQLEEVNPWFDNYERLNNAF, from the coding sequence ATGAAACAGTCTGAATATCTGTGCTATGACGCCACGGCCTTGGCGGATTTGATTCGCAGAGGCGAAGTGACATCGCAGGAATTAGTCGAAGCGGCCGTTGAGCGCGCCAATACCGTCAACGGCAAATTGAACGCAATTTGCCAGCCTCAGTTCAGTGAAGCGAAGGCGCAATCGTTCCCTGCTGACGGGCCGTTTGCCGGTGTGCCTTTGCTGTTGAAAGATCTGGCTCAGGAACAAGCGGGCTATCCTTGCACCTGCGGAAGCCGAGCTTATCGCGACCACGTGCCAGCCCAAGATTCAGAGTTTGTTCGTCGTGCTCGCAGAGGCGGCTTGGTGTTTCTTGGCCGTACTGCGACCCCTGAATTTGGTTTGAAGGCGGTGACGGAGTCAGAGCTTTGGGGCCCTACTCGAAACCCGTGGGATCTGAGCCGAACGCCCGGCGGCTCCAGTGGTGGTTCCGGTGCAGCGGTTGCCGCCGGCATTGTGCCGATGGCGGGCGCCAACGATGGTGGAGGTTCGATTCGCATACCCGCCGCGTACAACGGATTGTTTGGACTGAAGCCCTCTCGGGGGCGCATTTCGCCGGGGCCCAATGTGGGAGAAGCCTGGACAGGCGCCTCTGCAGACCATGTAGTGACCCGCACGGTACGGGATAGCGCGGCCATGCTGGATGTTCTGGCTGGCCCGGCCAGCGGCGACCCGTTTCGAATTCCCGAGCCGGAAATGCCATGGCTTAAGTCGATGCAGCAATCGCCGGGTAAACTGAAAATTGGTGTATTTACGGCATCGCCCTACGACACCGACGTTGCTCCGGAGTGCGTGGCGGCGGTAGAAGAAACCGCCCGCCTGCTGGAAGGTATGGGGCACGAAGTGGAGTACGCCCGCCCCGAGTTTGACGGACTGGCCTTGGCCCGTTGTTACCTCTCGTTGTACTTCGGCGAGGTCTCGGTGATGGCCCAGCGCGCCAAAGAACGCTATGGCGCGACCGACAAAGAATTTGAGCTGGATACTCGCCTGCTGGCGATGCTGGGCAACACCATGCCGTTGCCCGACTACGTTGCGCGGCGGCAACAGTGGAATGACTTTTCCCGTGCGCTGGGGGCTTATTTCGATCGGTTTGATCTGTATTTGTGCCCCACAGCCGGACAGCTTCCCGCCAAGATTGGTGAGCTCGATACTCCGGCGCATCTGAAAGTTGCCGGGAAACTGATGTTGGCTCTGAAGGCCGGTAAGTGGGTGCATCGCAGCGGTCAGGTTGACCAGATTGCAATGGAAAGCCTGGCTCGTACCCCGTTCACCCAGTTGGGTAACCTCACCGGCACGCCTGCCATGTCGGTGCCGATGCACTGGACTCAAAGCGGCCTGCCTGTTGGCGTGCAGTTTGGTGCCGCGCACGGTGGAGAAGCACGTTTGCTTCAGCTCGCAGCCCAGTTAGAAGAGGTCAATCCGTGGTTTGATAACTACGAGCGGTTAAACAACGCGTTCTGA